The following are encoded in a window of Flavobacterium sp. WC2421 genomic DNA:
- a CDS encoding electron transfer flavoprotein subunit alpha/FixB family protein translates to MSILIYAESAEGKFKKVAFELASYAKKVAETLGTTVTAVTVNAGDVSELAKYGVDKVLKVSNDKLSGFTAKAYADVIKQAAQKENAKVVLLSSTTDSIYLSSLVAVALEAGYASNVVGLPVSTAPFQVKRNAFSNKAFNTTEITTDVKVLGLAKNSYGIFENASTLTEEDFNPTIGENDFGVKVESVEKVSGKVSIADADIVVSAGRGLKGPENWGMIEELASVLGAATACSKPVSDLGWRPHSEHVGQTGKPVATNLYIAIGISGAIQHIAGISSSKVKVVINSDPDAPFFKVADYGVVGDAFDIVPRLIEKLKAFKLQHS, encoded by the coding sequence ATGTCAATATTAATATATGCAGAATCAGCAGAAGGAAAATTCAAAAAAGTAGCTTTTGAATTGGCTTCTTATGCAAAAAAAGTAGCAGAAACATTAGGAACAACTGTAACCGCTGTAACCGTTAACGCAGGAGACGTTTCAGAATTAGCAAAATACGGAGTGGACAAAGTATTAAAAGTTAGCAATGATAAGTTGAGTGGTTTTACAGCCAAAGCTTACGCTGATGTTATTAAACAAGCAGCACAAAAAGAAAATGCTAAAGTAGTTCTACTATCTTCAACAACTGACAGCATTTACTTATCTTCACTTGTAGCAGTAGCTTTAGAAGCTGGTTATGCTTCAAATGTAGTTGGACTTCCAGTAAGCACTGCTCCATTTCAAGTAAAAAGAAATGCTTTTTCAAACAAAGCATTCAACACAACAGAAATCACAACGGATGTAAAAGTATTAGGACTTGCTAAAAACTCCTACGGGATTTTTGAAAATGCTTCCACATTAACTGAAGAAGATTTCAACCCAACAATTGGAGAAAATGATTTTGGTGTAAAAGTAGAATCAGTAGAAAAAGTATCTGGAAAAGTATCTATTGCAGATGCAGACATTGTAGTATCTGCAGGTCGCGGATTAAAAGGACCTGAAAATTGGGGAATGATTGAAGAATTAGCATCAGTTCTAGGAGCCGCTACAGCATGTTCAAAACCAGTTTCTGATTTAGGTTGGAGACCTCACAGTGAACACGTAGGGCAAACAGGTAAACCAGTTGCAACGAACCTGTATATAGCAATTGGAATTTCAGGAGCTATACAGCATATTGCAGGAATTAGCTCTTCAAAAGTAAAAGTTGTTATCAATAGCGACCCAGATGCACCTTTCTTTAAAGTTGCTGATTATGGAGTTGTAGGAGACGCATTTGACATCGTACCCAGATTGATAGAAAAACTAAAAGCATTCAAATTACAACACTCTTAA
- a CDS encoding pyruvate dehydrogenase complex E1 component subunit beta — protein sequence MRTIQFREAICEAMSEEMRHDESIYLMGEEVAEYNGAYKASKGMLAEFGEKRVIDTPIAELGFTGIAVGSAMNGCRPIVEYMTFNFCLVGIDQIINNAAKMRQMTGGQFNVPIVFRGPTASAGQLGATHSQALENWFANTPGLKVVVPSTVYDAKGLLKAAIRDNDPVIFMESEQMYGDKGEVPEGEYTIPLGVADIKRAGTDVTIVSFGKIIKEAHIAAEELAKEGISCEIVDLRTVRPLDYETVLTSVRKTNRLVVLEEAWPFASVASEITYVVQERAFDFLDAPIQRITTADTPAPYSPVLLKEWLPNADDVIKAVKKVMYKK from the coding sequence ATGAGAACGATACAATTTAGAGAGGCCATTTGCGAAGCAATGAGCGAAGAAATGCGTCATGATGAGTCTATTTACTTAATGGGTGAAGAAGTTGCTGAATATAATGGTGCTTACAAGGCATCTAAAGGAATGTTAGCCGAATTTGGAGAGAAAAGAGTTATTGATACTCCTATTGCAGAGCTTGGTTTTACAGGGATTGCAGTGGGTTCGGCAATGAATGGTTGTAGACCAATTGTAGAATATATGACTTTCAATTTTTGTTTAGTTGGTATAGATCAAATTATTAATAATGCTGCCAAAATGCGTCAAATGACAGGTGGACAATTCAATGTTCCTATCGTTTTTCGTGGTCCTACAGCTTCTGCTGGACAATTAGGAGCAACACACTCGCAAGCTTTAGAAAATTGGTTTGCTAATACTCCTGGTCTTAAAGTAGTAGTTCCATCTACTGTTTATGATGCAAAAGGATTATTAAAAGCGGCGATTCGTGATAATGACCCAGTTATTTTCATGGAGTCAGAGCAAATGTATGGTGACAAAGGCGAGGTTCCTGAAGGAGAGTATACGATTCCACTAGGAGTTGCCGATATTAAACGTGCAGGAACTGATGTAACTATCGTTTCTTTTGGTAAGATTATTAAAGAAGCACATATAGCTGCTGAAGAATTAGCTAAAGAAGGAATTTCTTGTGAAATCGTAGATTTAAGAACGGTTCGTCCGTTAGATTATGAAACGGTTTTAACTTCGGTACGAAAAACAAATAGATTAGTTGTACTTGAAGAAGCTTGGCCTTTTGCAAGTGTTGCTTCTGAGATTACTTATGTAGTTCAAGAACGTGCTTTTGATTTTCTTGATGCACCAATTCAAAGAATTACTACTGCAGATACACCAGCGCCATATTCTCCAGTTTTATTGAAAGAGTGGTTGCCAAATGCTGACGATGTAATTAAAGCAGTTAAAAAAGTAATGTATAAAAAATAA
- a CDS encoding electron transfer flavoprotein beta subunit/FixA family protein, producing MKILVCISHVPDTTSKINFVNGDSEFDTNGVQYVINPNDEFGLTRAIWFQEKQGATVTVVNVGGPETEPTLRKALAIGANEAIRINANPTDGFFVAKQLAEVIKTGGYDLVIAGKESLDYNGGMVPGMIAGILGYNFLNSCTDITVDSTNVKAVREIDGGKETVSTSLPLIIGGQKGLVEEKDLRIPNMRGIMTARSKALAVVEPVDAPINTKAVKFEKPAAKSAVKLVSADNLDELIDLLHNEAKVI from the coding sequence ATGAAAATATTAGTTTGCATCAGCCATGTTCCTGATACTACTTCGAAAATTAATTTCGTCAATGGCGACTCAGAATTTGACACCAATGGCGTACAATATGTAATCAATCCAAATGATGAATTTGGTTTAACTAGAGCTATTTGGTTCCAAGAAAAACAAGGAGCTACAGTAACTGTTGTCAATGTTGGAGGTCCAGAGACGGAGCCTACGTTAAGAAAAGCGTTAGCTATTGGTGCAAACGAAGCAATTCGAATCAACGCCAATCCAACTGATGGTTTTTTTGTTGCTAAACAACTAGCCGAAGTAATCAAAACTGGAGGTTATGACTTAGTTATAGCAGGAAAAGAATCACTAGATTATAATGGAGGAATGGTTCCTGGAATGATTGCAGGAATTTTAGGCTATAACTTCCTTAATTCATGTACAGATATTACAGTTGATAGTACAAATGTAAAAGCAGTTCGTGAAATTGATGGAGGTAAAGAAACTGTCTCAACTAGTTTACCATTAATTATTGGTGGTCAAAAAGGATTAGTTGAAGAAAAAGACTTACGCATTCCAAACATGAGAGGAATTATGACCGCGAGATCAAAAGCTTTAGCAGTTGTAGAACCTGTTGATGCTCCAATAAACACAAAGGCAGTAAAGTTTGAAAAACCAGCCGCTAAATCAGCAGTAAAATTAGTTTCTGCAGATAATTTAGATGAGTTAATCGATTTACTACACAACGAAGCGAAAGTAATATAA